Part of the Cyanobacteria bacterium FACHB-DQ100 genome, TCTGAATTTAAGATTTTCTTTTTCTGGGGAAGGGACTCAGACTGTTACAACGACAGGCTGTAAAACTTGAAGCCTGTCATTTTTGAAAAGTAGTATCGTTAATTCCTGCCTTGGGAAATCGTTGTTGGTGCAGGCGTAGTGGCTCCGAACGTCATCGAGTCTAAATCATTCAGTAGCTTCAGTGCTTGGGCACGACGCAGGCTCGAATCTTGGGGTTGTTTCTTGAGCCACGCGATCGCGTTTGGTTTGCCATGTTGTGCGGCGAGTCGGAGTGCTGCCCAAAGCTGCACGTCCGATCGAGCAGGATTTAGGTTTAGCACTGCATCAATACGCTTCTGAACTCGATCTGAATCCAATTTGAGCGTATCCAGGATTTCAGCACGATCGGTTGCAGGGTTCTGCACAAACTGGGCAGCGCGTTCCCAGCGTCCATCAATTAGGTTGGCTAACACTTGCTGTCCTGGACTTGCCCAAGGCTGATCAGCTTGTGCTTTGGTCACTTTGGCATGACGCTCGACGAGATCCATTTGAGCTTGAGCCGTCATCGTCCAGTTTTTGCCAACTTGCTGCTTGACAGACTGCATATACTCAAGTGCTGGTGACCATAACCCACTGCGGGCAAGGAACAACGCATCGACAAAGGCTCCATTCTCTTGCCGCAGTCCGCTTTGGCTGAGTGAAATCGGCTGAAGCTGAAACGGAATGTTTTTTCGCTGCACCGATCGCAGTTGATACACCTGAAAATCTGGCTCTAGTCCGACGGTTTGATTGACTACAAACTCAGCCGGACGACCTTTTGAAGCCGCTTGCCAGGTTGGAAACTCGCCCGTTGAACTTGTCCAAGACAGCATCACGCTCATCGCAGTCGTGATGGGATTGTAGTAAACCACCTGACCGTAAGCGATCGATTTGTCCCCCTGCTGGAGCTTGCCGCTCAGGGTGAGCCATGCCCCGTTACGTGGCGCGCGGTCTTCAAATCGTTGAACTGTGGTGAACGGGACAGATCGATCGACACCGGAATCGATCACATGGGCGCGAATGAGAGGTTCGGTGACAAAATCTTCCTGTAGCTCCCGCACTGCGATTTGATTGACGAACTGCAGGGCTTCGGGTTTGTTTGGGGTTGGATTGAACACCAATTGATAAGCCCGGAGTTCGGTTAAGCGATCGTCTCCGCCATTTTTATCAGGACGATAGATCGGGATGAGCAAATCGGTTTGGTTTGATTTGGCTTTGATTGCCGTTTCAATGCGGATTGGTTCTCCTGCAAATAAGCCAGCTTTTCTTAGGTCTGCTTGGATTTCTCGGAGCGTTTTTGGATCGTCCCAAGCGCTAATCGGGATTTTGGCGTTTGTGGGCAGGTATTGATTCATCCAGGCGACCGATCGCGGGTCTTTGATGAATTGCAAACTTAGCCAAATGCTAGAAGCAACCAAACCTGCTGCGGTCACGATTACCACACTCGATCCGACTGACTTCCAGGGAATTGCACCGATTTTTGGCAATTGCACTTTCATAACGCGATTTGAAACACTGCCCTTTCTTTGAATGGTATATGCGTTTTTGAGTTTTCGAGCTAATTTCTCTCTAAGACTTGTAAATATTGCCGTCCTGCGCGTTCCCAAGTGTATTCGGTTTCGATTAACGATCGTGCATTTTGGGACAGTTGCGATCGTAACGCTGGATCACCAAACAATCGTGAAATTGCTGCAACATATTCGCTCACTGTATTTGCTTGCAGTGCCCGAATGGGTCGGTTGAATTGTACTCCTTCAAGTCCTCGATCGCTCGATACAATCGGTGTTCCGGCTGCCATTGCCTCAAGTGTTTTGTTTTTAATTCCGTATCCGGTTCGCATTGGAATTACACAGACTGTTGCTTGGTGTAGGTAATCTGCGATCGATTCAACTCGTCCGGTAACGATGATATTTTTGCGCTCACCCAATTTGCGCTCACCTAATTGTTGAATTTCTGCGGTTGGACGTGCGCCAACGATCGACAACGTAACATCAGGATAAATCAATTGAAGCTGCGGTAAGATTTCCAGACTTAAAAACTTTGCAGCATCAATATTCGCTAAATTATCCATTGCACCAATGAAAACCAGATGATGACCACCCGGATCAGTGGTGCGGTAAGGAAAAGCCGTGAAATCGACTCCATTCGGAATCACGGTGAAATCGGCATTTGGATTAAAG contains:
- a CDS encoding glycosyltransferase, which translates into the protein MNILMLSTTFPYPPTKGGTQVRTFHLLKYLNQAHHVTLLTQRSEDVSDAEIEALREFTGKLVVFEKPISRSNKAQRFSEFLIEGTPPSVRSNYSPQMQAWIDQHIDQFDVITCEHSVNEIYLRPTFQQKKIVNVHSSVYGSCKNQLQTGTSENQLRDRINLPLLKRYEKRYCRKFTNIVVTTDDDRTQLQRFNPNADFTVIPNGVDFTAFPYRTTDPGGHHLVFIGAMDNLANIDAAKFLSLEILPQLQLIYPDVTLSIVGARPTAEIQQLGERKLGERKNIIVTGRVESIADYLHQATVCVIPMRTGYGIKNKTLEAMAAGTPIVSSDRGLEGVQFNRPIRALQANTVSEYVAAISRLFGDPALRSQLSQNARSLIETEYTWERAGRQYLQVLERN